From the candidate division WOR-3 bacterium genome, one window contains:
- a CDS encoding 2-hydroxyacyl-CoA dehydratase family protein → MREQLLKERLTELAELRKVGRKVIGYSSHFVPVELIRSVGAIPVRLLRGGYDAETAGLSFLRPDACPHCLATLGNFSLSQAGFYGLVDAFASVNTCDLARRLPESVRVHFDLPTFELYLPRNSEPFPHRLSEFSRQLEQMGRDMASFCGTDFDQAALATAIRAEEALRAALRRLAGSGLAESQVLDLVTLATVLEPERFTLYASRFTPDSPSPFPPPQGGGNERERVTRSTAPTAKAGRPRLMLLGSELAEEDRWIVNAIEEQADIVADLLSEGRAWFADSFPDTGNPLADLASFYFFRQPAVFRRPNDYTYERIRELIRLNHVQGVILKTLLYCDPWKLEEVRLRKETGLPLLHIESNYAPENRGQIRTRLEAFLESLEA, encoded by the coding sequence ATGAGGGAACAACTTCTCAAGGAACGGCTGACTGAGCTGGCGGAGCTGCGCAAGGTTGGCCGCAAAGTCATCGGCTATTCCTCGCATTTCGTGCCGGTAGAGCTTATTCGCTCAGTCGGCGCCATACCGGTGCGGCTCCTGCGCGGTGGGTACGATGCCGAAACCGCCGGTCTGTCATTTCTTCGGCCGGATGCTTGTCCGCACTGTCTGGCCACGCTGGGGAATTTCTCCCTGAGTCAGGCCGGCTTCTATGGCCTGGTTGATGCCTTTGCTTCGGTGAACACCTGCGACCTCGCTCGACGACTGCCTGAATCTGTCCGGGTGCACTTTGACCTGCCCACGTTTGAACTATATCTGCCCCGCAACTCTGAACCTTTTCCACACCGGCTTAGTGAATTCTCCCGTCAGCTTGAGCAGATGGGCAGGGATATGGCTTCTTTCTGTGGCACGGACTTTGACCAGGCGGCCCTGGCCACGGCGATCAGAGCCGAAGAGGCACTGCGAGCTGCGCTGCGGCGACTGGCAGGTTCCGGCCTTGCCGAATCTCAGGTGCTGGACCTTGTCACTCTCGCCACAGTGCTGGAACCAGAACGCTTCACGCTTTACGCTTCACGCTTCACGCCAGACTCACCCTCACCCTTCCCTCCCCCTCAAGGGGGAGGGAATGAAAGGGAGAGGGTGACGCGGAGCACAGCACCGACGGCCAAGGCCGGCCGGCCGAGGTTGATGCTTCTGGGCAGCGAGCTGGCAGAAGAGGACCGCTGGATTGTCAACGCCATCGAGGAACAGGCAGATATTGTCGCCGACCTTCTGTCCGAAGGTAGGGCCTGGTTTGCCGACAGCTTCCCGGATACGGGTAACCCACTCGCCGACCTCGCTTCTTTTTACTTCTTCCGCCAGCCGGCTGTATTTCGCCGACCCAACGACTATACCTACGAGCGTATCCGCGAGCTGATAAGACTCAACCACGTGCAAGGCGTCATTCTCAAAACTCTCCTCTATTGCGACCCCTGGAAGCTTGAAGAAGTAAGGCTGCGCAAGGAAACCGGTCTGCCGCTTTTGCACATTGAGAGCAACTACGCGCCCGAGAACCGCGGCCAGATTCGTACCCGGCTAGAGGCTTTTCTCGAATCGCTGGAAGCTTGA
- a CDS encoding acyl-CoA dehydratase activase, with translation MGLDLGSRTTKVALVEDGKLIDFRIADTGTDPLARARELLSSLLPTPHSPLPTIATGYGRHLARERLGCAVITEIKAHALGASHLFPACRTVIDIGGQDSKVIRVENGRQTNFEMNDRCAAGTGRFLEVMAMALGYTVAEFGEEALKGKEPVSISSMCTVFSESEVISLIARGLDRHSIALGLHQSIVSRLLAMVGKVGAEPEVVLSGGVALNPCIRVLLEKGLGVKLLVPEKPQAVGAMGAALSADNMRSV, from the coding sequence ATTGGCCTTGACCTCGGTTCACGCACGACGAAGGTCGCACTGGTTGAGGACGGCAAGCTGATTGACTTCCGGATAGCCGACACCGGTACCGACCCTTTGGCCCGCGCCCGCGAACTACTTTCTTCCCTACTCCCTACTCCCCACTCCCCACTCCCTACCATTGCCACCGGTTATGGCCGGCATTTGGCCCGCGAGCGACTCGGGTGCGCGGTCATCACCGAAATCAAGGCGCACGCTCTAGGCGCATCGCATCTATTCCCTGCCTGCCGCACGGTGATAGACATCGGCGGCCAGGACTCAAAGGTGATAAGAGTCGAAAATGGACGCCAGACAAACTTCGAGATGAACGACCGGTGTGCGGCCGGCACCGGTCGTTTTCTTGAGGTAATGGCAATGGCCTTGGGCTACACCGTGGCGGAGTTTGGAGAGGAGGCGCTCAAGGGCAAGGAGCCGGTGTCCATCAGTTCGATGTGCACGGTGTTTTCTGAATCTGAGGTCATCTCGCTCATTGCCCGTGGCCTTGACCGGCACTCGATTGCCCTTGGTCTGCATCAGTCTATCGTCAGCCGCCTGCTTGCGATGGTGGGAAAAGTCGGCGCTGAGCCTGAGGTCGTACTTTCCGGCGGCGTCGCGCTGAATCCCTGCATCCGCGTGCTCCTGGAAAAAGGCCTGGGAGTGAAATTACTCGTACCCGAAAAACCTCAAGCAGTCGGCGCTATGGGCGCGGCGCTGAGCGCAGACAATATGAGGTCCGTATGA
- the yedF gene encoding sulfurtransferase-like selenium metabolism protein YedF → MSSANDTAPLELDVRGLVCPEPVLRTRKALETAGNRPVVVITDSPESRDNIVRFAQKAGYTVSASEREPGIYSISIRKLVVSKPGTQPEATNNSVISPSGPVLLLGSDELGRGNEELGRLLMTLFLRTLTELPTKPSSILLANNGVKLALEGSEPLASLKTLEQQGVVIRVCGTCLDFFGVKDRVRVGTVSNMYELAETLLTGDRVTIL, encoded by the coding sequence TTGAGCAGCGCGAATGATACCGCTCCTCTGGAACTGGATGTCCGAGGCTTGGTCTGCCCGGAACCGGTGCTCAGAACCAGAAAGGCGCTTGAAACCGCCGGCAATCGGCCGGTTGTGGTTATTACCGACAGCCCGGAATCACGTGACAACATCGTCCGGTTTGCTCAGAAGGCTGGATACACCGTTTCTGCATCTGAACGCGAACCCGGAATTTACAGCATAAGTATCCGCAAGCTTGTAGTCTCCAAGCCTGGAACACAACCTGAAGCAACAAACAACTCTGTCATATCACCATCCGGCCCGGTCCTGCTCCTTGGCTCCGACGAACTCGGCCGCGGGAACGAAGAACTCGGCCGATTACTCATGACCCTTTTCCTGCGCACGCTCACTGAACTTCCGACCAAACCCTCTTCCATCCTACTGGCAAACAACGGCGTCAAACTCGCGCTCGAAGGTTCGGAGCCACTGGCTTCGCTCAAGACGCTTGAGCAGCAAGGGGTTGTCATCCGGGTCTGCGGCACCTGCCTGGACTTCTTCGGCGTCAAGGACCGGGTCCGGGTCGGCACAGTCTCCAACATGTACGAACTGGCCGAAACGCTACTGACCGGTGACAGAGTGACGATACTATGA
- a CDS encoding site-specific DNA-methyltransferase, with protein MTPKHVRKGTRTSSFGAPGRIGHDSSRFYRSRLYDTMPSEKKVEYLENTIPAEYLDRIFCKSSEKMDELPDCSVHLMVTSPPYNVGKDYDANLTLQEYRQFLLRVWKEVYRVLVPGGRLCLNVANLGRKPYIPLDGFLTNDLIDLGFLMRGQIIWDKGNSSSPSTAWGTWRSPGNPTLRDIHEYILVFSKDTYSRPNIFKREVTMTSEEFMQLTKSIWKFPAVSAKKIGHPAPFPEELPYRCIQLYTYKGEVVLDPFIGSGQTAIAALKAGRHFVGYDVDKNYVDLANRRISETRRMLLYSCSNSKRKIADQKTKQPLQLQL; from the coding sequence ATGACCCCAAAGCATGTTCGCAAGGGAACCCGTACCAGCTCTTTCGGTGCTCCTGGTAGAATTGGTCACGATTCTAGTCGTTTCTATCGAAGCCGTCTCTACGACACAATGCCCAGTGAAAAGAAGGTTGAGTACTTAGAGAACACAATACCAGCTGAGTACCTAGACCGCATTTTCTGTAAATCCAGCGAAAAGATGGATGAATTGCCAGACTGTTCGGTGCATTTGATGGTTACCTCGCCTCCCTACAATGTAGGAAAAGACTACGATGCAAACCTGACATTGCAGGAATATCGGCAATTCCTGCTACGCGTATGGAAGGAAGTTTATCGCGTGCTCGTTCCTGGTGGCAGACTCTGTCTAAATGTGGCGAACCTCGGCCGCAAACCATACATCCCGCTCGATGGATTTCTGACAAATGATCTAATAGACCTAGGTTTCCTAATGCGTGGCCAGATCATCTGGGACAAAGGCAACAGTTCGAGTCCGTCGACTGCGTGGGGAACTTGGCGGTCACCTGGTAATCCAACGCTCAGAGATATTCATGAATACATCCTCGTATTTTCCAAAGATACCTATTCCCGACCCAATATATTCAAACGGGAAGTAACCATGACAAGCGAAGAATTTATGCAACTTACCAAAAGCATTTGGAAATTCCCCGCTGTCTCAGCTAAGAAGATCGGCCATCCTGCACCGTTTCCCGAAGAACTGCCATATCGATGTATACAACTATATACCTACAAAGGTGAAGTCGTTCTTGATCCCTTCATAGGCAGCGGACAAACGGCAATAGCAGCGCTAAAAGCTGGGCGCCATTTCGTGGGGTATGACGTTGATAAGAACTACGTTGACTTAGCCAACAGGCGCATCAGTGAGACGCGGCGTATGCTTCTATACTCTTGTTCCAATAGTAAGCGCAAGATTGCCGACCAAAAAACAAAGCAACCTCTACAACTGCAGTTATGA
- the selD gene encoding selenide, water dikinase SelD, which translates to MKRRLLDYAKAAGUAAKVCQEDLLQVLQQLPAFRHPNLLVGGETSDDAGVYRLNAEQALVLTVDLLTPIADDPYVFGQIAAANSLSDVYAMGGTPLAALCIITFPVGEIEHETVKRILEGVWNKVREAGAVIAGGHTLKDTEIKCGLAVTGIVHPERVVKNTGARPGDVLILTKPLGTGIITTALRVGLAPASSVEEANRFMCELNRTPAEAIRETGVNAATDITGFGLLGHAWEMAQTGDIDLLIDASRVPLIPGAMELASQQLFPEGSLKNYSFMKPRADFAPSIPEDLCLLLCDAQTSGGLLIALPEARATELLVRLRAAGNTTAAIIGSVRSGSGRIRVD; encoded by the coding sequence GTGAAACGTCGTCTTCTTGACTACGCCAAAGCCGCGGGTTGAGCAGCCAAAGTATGTCAGGAAGACCTGCTGCAGGTACTGCAACAGCTTCCTGCTTTCCGGCATCCCAATCTGCTGGTCGGTGGCGAGACCTCAGACGACGCCGGAGTGTATCGGCTCAATGCCGAACAGGCTCTGGTGCTCACTGTGGACCTACTCACGCCGATTGCCGACGACCCTTATGTGTTCGGTCAGATTGCTGCGGCCAATTCGCTATCCGACGTCTATGCGATGGGCGGCACGCCGCTTGCGGCACTGTGCATCATCACCTTTCCGGTCGGAGAAATTGAACACGAGACCGTCAAGAGGATTCTTGAAGGCGTCTGGAACAAAGTAAGGGAAGCCGGCGCAGTGATTGCCGGCGGCCATACGCTCAAAGACACCGAAATCAAGTGCGGCCTCGCAGTAACCGGTATCGTACATCCTGAACGTGTGGTCAAGAACACCGGCGCCCGACCGGGCGATGTACTGATTCTGACCAAGCCGCTCGGCACCGGCATCATCACCACCGCACTGCGAGTCGGACTGGCTCCGGCATCATCGGTGGAAGAGGCCAACCGCTTTATGTGCGAACTCAACCGGACGCCAGCCGAAGCCATACGTGAAACCGGCGTCAATGCCGCAACTGATATCACCGGATTCGGACTTCTCGGCCATGCTTGGGAAATGGCGCAGACTGGCGACATTGACCTGCTCATTGACGCTTCCCGGGTTCCGCTCATTCCCGGAGCGATGGAACTGGCAAGCCAACAGCTTTTCCCAGAAGGCTCGCTGAAGAACTACAGCTTTATGAAACCGCGGGCCGACTTCGCACCCTCTATACCGGAAGACCTGTGCCTGCTCCTCTGTGATGCTCAGACTTCGGGTGGACTTCTCATTGCACTGCCGGAAGCACGCGCCACTGAACTCCTAGTCCGTCTCCGTGCGGCCGGCAACACCACCGCGGCCATCATTGGCTCTGTCCGCTCCGGCTCCGGCCGAATCAGAGTGGACTAG
- a CDS encoding T9SS type A sorting domain-containing protein, with protein sequence MYTTTTQGEEILNLHVCSQGDRSLTDSITVRTLAGSGIEERPGDRVLAVPILRAAPNPVSDRGTSISFATSNSVRCRLALYDVTGSLVETLLDGQFGLGRHELQWRPAGQLPSGIYLLCLNTGTTATGCCVILE encoded by the coding sequence GTGTATACTACCACCACTCAAGGCGAAGAAATCCTGAACCTGCACGTCTGCTCCCAGGGCGACCGGTCCTTGACCGATTCCATTACCGTTCGCACCTTGGCAGGTTCGGGCATCGAAGAACGGCCTGGCGATCGAGTCCTGGCAGTTCCAATCCTGCGCGCCGCCCCGAACCCGGTGTCAGACCGCGGCACTAGCATCAGCTTCGCTACCTCCAATTCTGTCCGATGCCGGTTAGCGCTCTACGATGTAACCGGTTCATTGGTCGAGACACTCCTCGACGGACAATTCGGATTGGGCCGGCATGAACTGCAATGGCGGCCGGCTGGCCAGCTACCATCGGGTATCTACCTGCTTTGTCTGAATACTGGAACTACGGCAACTGGGTGTTGCGTTATCCTCGAGTAA
- a CDS encoding corrinoid protein, translating into MNNQSELLAQLAEAVVRLKPELVAELTRKALDQKIPPERALTEGLAAGMKLVGEKFACREYFVPQVLLAARAMYAGFDILKERLTQAELQTVSRGKVALGVVQGDIHDIGKNIVKVLVQAAGFEVLDLGRNAPDSAFIRAAENGCRIIGISSLMTTTMPRMGIIIEALDKSGLRKDTRVIIGGAPVTAGFAQSIGADGYAPDAYSAVAEFERLMAGR; encoded by the coding sequence GTGAACAATCAATCCGAACTTTTGGCACAACTGGCCGAGGCAGTGGTACGACTCAAACCTGAGCTTGTGGCCGAGCTGACCAGAAAGGCACTAGATCAGAAGATACCGCCCGAACGTGCCTTGACCGAAGGTCTTGCCGCCGGAATGAAGTTAGTCGGCGAGAAGTTCGCGTGCCGCGAGTATTTCGTGCCCCAGGTGCTGCTTGCCGCCAGAGCAATGTATGCGGGGTTTGATATTCTCAAGGAGCGGCTGACGCAAGCCGAATTGCAGACCGTAAGCCGTGGAAAAGTTGCCCTGGGTGTGGTGCAGGGAGATATTCACGACATCGGCAAGAACATAGTGAAGGTTCTGGTGCAGGCAGCCGGGTTCGAGGTGCTGGATTTGGGCCGGAATGCGCCCGACTCAGCCTTCATACGTGCAGCCGAGAATGGTTGCCGGATTATTGGCATCTCTTCGTTGATGACAACAACTATGCCGCGTATGGGCATCATCATTGAGGCTTTGGATAAGTCTGGACTACGCAAGGATACGAGAGTAATTATCGGCGGCGCACCGGTGACAGCCGGCTTTGCCCAGAGTATCGGCGCGGACGGTTACGCTCCTGATGCATACTCGGCTGTTGCCGAGTTCGAGCGGCTGATGGCAGGGCGATGA
- a CDS encoding uroporphyrinogen decarboxylase family protein — protein sequence MKELLTPRERFNLLVIDEPQDRVPVFPLVTSHAARVASISVSEYVTDGRVMAEAQLLAREKYGHDFISFFSEVGIIAEALGSEFEFPQDDLPMLVRPRWQELPDESALTDFSSLSEKGRLCVYLEAIDVAYEAVGDRVPILAYIPAPFTTCQHLVETENFLLGLMLEPRKIHDLLAWATRAVIDFSRACIEAGALPLLVDPLASGSVVSAEHFREFCLPYEKRVIDYWHRYDLDVILHICGDTSGIVELLPDTGADLLSLDRIDLKQAVAKAGSRCRLIGNFHTTDIWLSSPETIAQAASEMVATGRECPMGYIASTGCEIPLATPAENIRTFIRACSEAGANPQFGRV from the coding sequence ATGAAAGAGCTGCTTACCCCGCGCGAACGTTTCAATCTGCTGGTAATAGACGAACCGCAGGATAGAGTCCCGGTATTCCCCCTGGTCACTTCTCATGCGGCCCGGGTCGCCAGCATCAGCGTGAGCGAGTACGTGACCGATGGAAGAGTCATGGCCGAGGCTCAACTTCTGGCCCGGGAAAAGTACGGCCACGACTTTATTTCCTTTTTCTCTGAAGTCGGCATTATCGCTGAAGCGCTGGGATCGGAGTTTGAGTTTCCCCAAGACGACCTGCCCATGCTGGTGCGGCCACGCTGGCAGGAATTGCCCGACGAATCTGCCCTGACGGACTTCTCCAGCCTGTCTGAGAAAGGCAGACTCTGCGTCTACCTAGAAGCCATCGATGTTGCCTACGAGGCTGTCGGCGATCGGGTGCCGATACTCGCTTATATTCCCGCTCCCTTCACCACCTGCCAGCACCTAGTGGAAACCGAAAATTTCCTCCTCGGCCTTATGCTCGAACCGCGAAAGATTCATGATCTGCTTGCCTGGGCCACCCGGGCGGTAATAGACTTCTCCCGGGCCTGCATTGAAGCCGGTGCCCTGCCCCTGTTGGTTGACCCTCTGGCCTCAGGCAGCGTCGTCTCGGCCGAACATTTCCGCGAGTTCTGCCTGCCTTACGAAAAAAGGGTCATCGACTACTGGCACCGCTACGACCTGGATGTCATTCTCCACATCTGCGGTGATACTTCAGGAATAGTGGAACTTTTGCCCGACACTGGTGCTGATCTCTTGAGCCTTGACCGGATTGACCTGAAACAGGCGGTAGCGAAGGCCGGCTCCCGCTGTCGCCTCATCGGCAACTTCCACACCACTGACATCTGGCTGTCTTCACCAGAGACAATTGCGCAGGCCGCCAGCGAGATGGTTGCCACAGGCCGAGAATGTCCGATGGGCTATATTGCCTCTACTGGGTGCGAAATCCCCCTTGCTACTCCGGCGGAGAATATTAGAACTTTCATTCGGGCCTGCAGCGAAGCCGGCGCCAATCCGCAGTTCGGCCGCGTATAG
- a CDS encoding ThaI family type II restriction endonuclease has protein sequence MNELFEDETLAAKIRDKLPKLFQMAEMESSRAGKVGMQVGSLREQILIALLVHKFGEKNVKTDIPITESEVDVMLDGNPISVKTITQKGFSGVKLVWTVDQTIAQKFVAHYKPMCDLFLARIQWNSEGGLYYIPRETQNKILSQVGPEHYIRMPKAGTNPRGIEISADALRRLVFDNTTRTLTITWVRTEVNYNPLKRWIDLWKEDY, from the coding sequence TTGAATGAGCTCTTCGAAGATGAAACGTTGGCGGCCAAAATCCGAGATAAGCTGCCAAAGTTATTTCAAATGGCGGAGATGGAATCGTCGCGGGCCGGAAAAGTTGGAATGCAAGTCGGCTCCCTGCGTGAGCAAATACTGATAGCGCTCTTGGTACACAAGTTCGGCGAAAAAAATGTGAAAACTGATATCCCAATTACGGAGTCCGAAGTAGATGTTATGCTTGACGGAAACCCTATTTCGGTCAAGACCATTACCCAAAAGGGGTTTTCGGGTGTAAAGTTGGTATGGACTGTAGACCAAACCATCGCCCAAAAATTTGTAGCTCACTACAAACCTATGTGTGACCTTTTTCTCGCACGAATACAATGGAATAGTGAAGGCGGCCTCTACTACATACCCCGGGAAACACAGAACAAAATACTCAGTCAAGTTGGCCCCGAACACTACATTAGGATGCCTAAAGCCGGCACGAATCCACGCGGAATTGAAATCTCAGCGGATGCCCTAAGAAGACTGGTTTTTGATAATACTACTAGGACGTTGACAATCACATGGGTAAGAACCGAAGTGAATTACAATCCTTTGAAACGTTGGATAGATCTTTGGAAAGAAGATTATTGA
- a CDS encoding winged helix-turn-helix domain-containing protein produces the protein MTNKISPGRTTLLAPLFGSPLREWILLYIMTRGEAYARELAAELGFALRAVQRQLAMLEEGGVVYSRMRGRTRLYSLNPRYPFQRELGALLEKVLRALPDDERDRLYTPRLRPRRSGKPLRL, from the coding sequence ATGACTAACAAAATTAGTCCTGGCCGCACTACCCTACTTGCGCCGCTGTTCGGTTCTCCCCTACGGGAGTGGATACTGCTATACATTATGACCAGGGGCGAGGCATATGCGCGCGAGCTGGCAGCGGAGCTGGGGTTCGCACTACGCGCGGTGCAGCGGCAGTTGGCAATGCTTGAGGAAGGCGGAGTTGTTTATAGCCGGATGCGCGGTAGAACCAGACTGTACAGCCTGAACCCGCGCTATCCGTTCCAACGGGAACTTGGCGCTTTGCTGGAGAAGGTATTACGGGCGCTTCCCGACGATGAACGCGATCGGCTCTACACGCCGCGGCTGCGTCCACGTCGGTCGGGAAAGCCGCTAAGACTGTGA
- a CDS encoding 2-hydroxyacyl-CoA dehydratase family protein, with the protein MVPENLWKDPPARRISFTEWGELFLQVPDELLVDYYHYFRRDQEKRGGPARWSAYLFPPQQFAVYGCRHLKRLKYDNSLAALRLWGFVQNETERLFRARQLGRKVVACLGDLGAVPVIVNSFPGVTAFYPDCLWWTPFVMESKVLFEAAAELGIGEATCYSRAALGAFAKHAYFPDPDLCIASSGASCDDYAAVEQLAAAFARDIIWAEEPVRPASIADKPDPKSVAFLAQEYRRIVKQLEELTGHHLSEEELHHGIQKANRIRRLTAHLRELAYGQGLLPALEMMIVEFGCLHHYSDIDEWTEILVHLAETAERRKENGESVTAADALRIVWVTPPADPLFLCYFEDAGCRIVGTEYVINQALEIIAEDNPPLEAIAESFLAASLIGTTRQRSESVIAQARRHQADGVVISGIFGGSHCAMETRLISHYVREALGLPVLEFDVPDPAPEISQQLRTRIEAFLEVLAERRSQICLAGR; encoded by the coding sequence TTGGTACCTGAGAATCTCTGGAAAGACCCGCCAGCCCGCCGCATCAGCTTTACGGAGTGGGGCGAACTGTTTCTGCAGGTTCCAGATGAACTGCTGGTGGATTACTATCACTATTTTCGCAGGGATCAGGAGAAGCGGGGTGGCCCGGCCCGCTGGTCTGCGTATCTGTTTCCGCCCCAGCAGTTTGCCGTTTATGGCTGCCGACATCTCAAACGTCTGAAGTACGACAACTCGCTGGCCGCGCTGCGCCTGTGGGGTTTTGTACAGAACGAGACCGAACGTCTGTTCCGCGCGCGGCAGCTCGGCCGCAAGGTCGTCGCCTGTCTGGGCGACTTGGGCGCGGTACCAGTAATTGTCAATTCCTTTCCCGGCGTAACCGCTTTTTACCCGGACTGTCTGTGGTGGACGCCATTCGTCATGGAAAGCAAAGTGCTTTTCGAAGCCGCAGCCGAACTGGGCATCGGTGAAGCCACCTGTTATTCCCGGGCCGCGCTCGGCGCCTTTGCCAAACATGCCTACTTTCCTGACCCGGACCTGTGCATTGCCTCTTCGGGTGCTTCCTGCGACGACTATGCCGCGGTGGAGCAGCTTGCCGCTGCCTTTGCCCGCGACATTATCTGGGCTGAAGAGCCGGTCCGCCCTGCTTCCATCGCAGACAAACCAGACCCCAAGAGTGTCGCCTTTCTGGCGCAGGAATACCGCCGCATAGTCAAACAGCTGGAAGAGCTCACCGGTCACCACCTCAGTGAAGAAGAACTGCATCATGGTATACAGAAGGCTAACCGCATCCGCCGACTGACCGCGCACCTGCGTGAACTGGCCTATGGCCAGGGCCTGCTGCCGGCACTGGAAATGATGATTGTGGAATTCGGCTGTCTGCACCACTATTCAGACATTGATGAATGGACCGAAATACTCGTCCACCTGGCAGAAACTGCCGAGCGCAGGAAGGAAAACGGCGAGTCAGTAACCGCCGCAGACGCCCTCCGTATCGTCTGGGTTACACCGCCGGCTGACCCTCTGTTTCTCTGCTATTTCGAGGACGCCGGCTGCCGGATTGTCGGCACTGAGTACGTCATCAACCAGGCCCTGGAAATCATCGCCGAAGACAACCCGCCCCTGGAGGCAATCGCCGAATCGTTCCTGGCTGCCTCGCTCATCGGCACGACCCGGCAGCGCTCCGAGTCAGTCATTGCGCAGGCACGCCGACACCAGGCAGACGGCGTTGTTATCTCCGGCATATTCGGCGGCTCCCATTGCGCCATGGAAACCAGACTCATCTCCCACTACGTACGCGAAGCACTCGGTCTTCCAGTGCTCGAGTTTGATGTGCCTGACCCGGCTCCGGAAATAAGCCAGCAACTGCGCACCCGCATTGAGGCATTCCTTGAGGTCCTGGCCGAACGAAGAAGTCAGATCTGTCTTGCCGGCAGATGA
- a CDS encoding type II toxin-antitoxin system VapC family toxin, which produces MKLLLDTHTFLWFVTADRRLSRRARRALEAGDAELLLSATSVWEMAIKASLGRLELSTSIEEYIAEKLASGFSVLTIEWHHAAAVERLPFRHRDPFDRLLAAQALTERVPLVSSDPVFREYGVRVIW; this is translated from the coding sequence GTGAAGCTGCTGCTGGACACCCATACCTTTTTGTGGTTTGTGACGGCCGACAGGCGGCTGAGTCGTCGCGCCCGCCGCGCCCTGGAAGCCGGCGACGCCGAACTCCTCCTGAGCGCGACTAGTGTTTGGGAAATGGCGATAAAGGCAAGTCTGGGCCGGCTTGAGTTGTCGACGTCCATCGAAGAGTACATTGCCGAGAAACTGGCGAGCGGTTTCTCCGTGTTGACGATTGAATGGCATCATGCCGCGGCGGTAGAGAGACTGCCTTTCCGCCATCGGGACCCGTTCGACCGGCTGCTGGCGGCCCAGGCGCTGACTGAGCGCGTACCGCTGGTGTCTTCCGACCCGGTGTTCCGGGAATACGGCGTCCGAGTTATCTGGTAG
- a CDS encoding putative Se/S carrier-like protein, protein MTNDTLRDGTPRSSQSLTAIAFKSIHTLMGAAHYLKKQGFDVLVAPRRDANCGAVVLIAFESVTAALTALKAHNITPEAITDYPLTGGVR, encoded by the coding sequence ATGACTAACGATACCCTGCGGGACGGTACGCCCCGCTCAAGCCAGAGCCTGACCGCCATTGCCTTTAAGTCCATCCACACTCTGATGGGTGCGGCCCATTACCTGAAGAAGCAGGGGTTCGACGTCCTTGTTGCTCCCAGGCGTGACGCCAACTGCGGCGCGGTAGTACTCATTGCGTTCGAAAGCGTTACCGCGGCGCTCACGGCGCTGAAGGCTCACAACATCACACCGGAGGCAATCACCGACTACCCACTGACAGGAGGTGTTCGTTGA
- a CDS encoding type II toxin-antitoxin system prevent-host-death family antitoxin, producing the protein MSIKTIGAFEAKTRLSELLEQVCRGQVYRISKRGRPVAELRPLPQPPRRPRFGCDKDRVKVKADFDEPLPEMEPYTR; encoded by the coding sequence ATGAGTATCAAGACCATTGGAGCTTTCGAGGCCAAGACGCGTCTGTCTGAACTCTTGGAGCAGGTGTGCCGGGGTCAGGTCTATCGCATTTCCAAGCGCGGTCGGCCGGTCGCCGAGCTGCGGCCGTTGCCCCAGCCGCCGCGCCGTCCCCGATTCGGCTGTGACAAGGACCGGGTCAAAGTCAAGGCCGATTTTGACGAGCCGTTGCCGGAAATGGAGCCGTACACCAGGTGA